A stretch of the bacterium genome encodes the following:
- a CDS encoding DEAD/DEAH box helicase family protein — protein sequence MIWAFKRTATFANPKFFELQKLRLSTWKTPKYIFCGEIVGDELFLPRGTLDSCLYICNKVGAKVIIRDERLNPKRLKINFNGKLYNEQQSAVNEILKYENGVLSSPPGLGKTVMACAIISKRKTPTLILVHRSPLMDQWRGQLSELLSVEKKQIGTYGGSKKKLTGEIDIAMLQSLSNIENPDEFFQRYGQIIIDECHHIPAFSFEKALKKSPAKFILELTATPYRKDGHQAILFMQCGPIRYEMKNFNQVQFKKLVIVRETEFKMPQSELRPDPIHEVWSKLTNDEARLKLIAEDVKKVLDDGRFPLIISERKDHLAALSKAIKNTTGSDTLEFVFIGDMGKKARTKALEEINNNIGTGKKPYILATGSLIGEGFDLPPLDTLMIAMPVAFKGKLVQYAGRLHREYKGKNDVRIYDYFDGSMGLTVSMLKKRITAYKKMGYKIETLAGSKSGRMAYKNDLFG from the coding sequence CCAAAATTTTTTGAACTCCAAAAACTGCGCTTGTCCACATGGAAAACGCCAAAATATATTTTCTGCGGAGAGATTGTTGGCGACGAATTATTTCTTCCTCGCGGCACCCTTGATTCCTGCCTTTATATTTGCAATAAAGTCGGTGCAAAAGTCATCATCAGAGATGAAAGACTAAATCCAAAACGACTTAAAATAAACTTCAACGGCAAATTATATAATGAACAGCAGTCAGCGGTTAATGAAATTCTTAAATATGAGAACGGTGTTCTTTCTTCCCCGCCCGGTTTAGGGAAGACTGTTATGGCCTGCGCCATAATTTCAAAACGTAAAACACCGACATTGATACTCGTTCACAGAAGCCCCTTGATGGATCAATGGCGAGGCCAGCTTTCAGAGCTTTTGAGTGTTGAAAAAAAGCAGATCGGAACATATGGCGGCAGTAAAAAGAAATTAACCGGTGAGATTGATATTGCCATGCTCCAATCCCTTTCCAACATTGAAAATCCTGATGAATTTTTCCAAAGATATGGGCAAATTATAATTGATGAATGCCATCACATTCCCGCTTTTTCATTTGAAAAGGCTTTAAAAAAGTCTCCGGCAAAATTTATTCTGGAGCTTACTGCCACGCCCTACAGGAAAGACGGGCATCAGGCAATTCTTTTTATGCAATGCGGCCCAATAAGATATGAAATGAAAAACTTTAATCAAGTTCAGTTTAAAAAACTTGTGATTGTAAGAGAAACAGAGTTTAAAATGCCGCAATCTGAACTCAGGCCAGACCCTATACATGAAGTTTGGAGCAAGCTCACAAACGATGAAGCCCGGTTGAAACTTATTGCTGAAGATGTTAAGAAAGTATTGGATGATGGAAGATTCCCACTCATCATTTCAGAAAGGAAAGATCATCTGGCTGCCTTGTCAAAAGCCATTAAGAACACTACTGGCAGCGACACTCTTGAATTTGTTTTTATCGGTGATATGGGTAAAAAGGCAAGAACCAAAGCCCTTGAAGAAATCAACAATAATATTGGTACTGGAAAAAAGCCGTATATTCTGGCAACCGGTTCCCTTATCGGTGAAGGTTTTGATTTACCTCCTCTTGACACACTGATGATAGCTATGCCCGTAGCTTTTAAGGGGAAGCTCGTACAATACGCGGGTAGGCTCCATAGAGAATATAAAGGCAAGAATGACGTAAGAATTTATGACTACTTTGATGGGTCTATGGGTCTTACTGTTTCTATGCTTAAGAAACGTATCACCGCTTATAAAAAGATGGGGTACAAAATTGAAACTCTTGCCGGTTCAAAATCCGGCAGGATGGCTTATAAAAACGATTTATTTGGCTGA
- a CDS encoding CopG family transcriptional regulator, whose product MLTLRIDDTLINAIETTAKKEGITKSDLIRRSITAYISKHMSADPYEAGKAYFGKYDSKNPNLSRDSEKLLKSKFRNK is encoded by the coding sequence ATGTTAACATTAAGAATTGATGATACATTAATTAACGCGATTGAAACTACAGCTAAAAAAGAAGGCATTACAAAATCTGACCTTATCAGAAGAAGCATAACAGCTTATATCTCAAAACATATGTCAGCGGATCCATATGAAGCAGGAAAGGCTTATTTTGGTAAATATGACAGTAAAAATCCAAATCTATCCCGCGATTCCGAAAAATTGCTGAAAAGTAAATTTAGAAATAAATAA
- a CDS encoding PIN domain-containing protein has translation MEKIIIDTCIFVALFNKSDRYFPKANNFIKNNKNKLLSTTTSVITEVMFLLDFDINAQIAFLEYMSSGGIKIYDILDSDLLHIAKLMGKYSDLPMDYTDATIVNVCEKNKIKSIATIDSDFHIYKYNNKESFNIVF, from the coding sequence ATGGAAAAGATAATTATTGATACCTGTATATTTGTCGCCTTATTTAATAAATCCGACAGGTATTTCCCAAAAGCAAATAATTTTATAAAAAACAACAAAAATAAATTATTATCTACTACTACCTCAGTTATTACTGAAGTAATGTTTCTGCTTGATTTTGATATTAACGCTCAAATAGCGTTTCTTGAATATATGTCATCAGGAGGAATTAAGATATATGATATTTTAGACAGCGATTTGCTGCATATTGCAAAATTAATGGGAAAATATTCTGATTTGCCAATGGATTATACTGATGCGACGATTGTAAACGTTTGTGAAAAAAACAAGATTAAATCGATAGCGACAATTGACAGCGATTTTCACATTTATAAATACAATAATAAAGAAAGTTTTAATATTGTATTTTAG
- a CDS encoding RNA ligase (ATP), which produces MRKLATIQKIEEMQPVENANQIEKCRIKDWWIVILKNQFKVNENVVYFEIDSFLPITPEFEFLLKGSSPKKMIIDTVERTGIRLKTKKIRGQLSQGLIMPLSILEGKKYSKDTRENPDYNFFAGKDVSELLGVYKYEPPLPASLSGEFKGGFPPFVPKTDEERIQNCGDLLEKHKGELFYVSEKIDGTSVTYYKHNNEFGVCQRNWELKETTVIYWKLAMEFDIRNKLAEGFSIQGEIAGEGVQGNPLKLKGQHLFIYNVWDIKNNKYLDYKDFICFVAAMGLKTVPIINDNFVLMHTVDSLLAMAEGNSAISSNPREGLIFRPLSEQRDYINGAISRLSFKAISNSYLINYE; this is translated from the coding sequence ATGCGAAAATTAGCTACTATACAAAAAATAGAAGAAATGCAACCGGTAGAAAATGCCAACCAGATAGAAAAATGCCGCATAAAAGACTGGTGGATTGTTATATTAAAAAACCAATTTAAGGTTAATGAAAATGTGGTATATTTTGAAATAGACAGTTTCCTGCCGATTACGCCGGAATTTGAATTTCTTTTAAAAGGAAGTTCCCCTAAAAAGATGATAATCGATACAGTGGAGAGAACCGGCATCCGTTTAAAAACTAAAAAAATAAGAGGCCAGTTATCACAGGGGCTTATAATGCCTTTATCAATTTTAGAGGGCAAAAAATATTCAAAAGACACGAGAGAAAATCCTGATTATAATTTTTTTGCGGGAAAAGACGTCTCGGAATTGTTAGGGGTTTATAAGTATGAACCACCTTTGCCCGCATCTTTAAGCGGGGAATTTAAAGGGGGTTTTCCGCCATTTGTGCCAAAAACAGATGAAGAAAGAATACAAAATTGCGGCGATCTATTGGAAAAACACAAAGGCGAATTATTTTATGTCAGCGAAAAGATTGATGGGACGTCGGTAACTTATTACAAACACAATAATGAATTCGGGGTCTGCCAGAGAAACTGGGAACTAAAGGAAACCACTGTTATTTATTGGAAATTAGCAATGGAATTTGACATCAGAAATAAGCTTGCTGAAGGGTTTTCCATACAGGGTGAAATAGCAGGCGAGGGTGTCCAGGGGAATCCACTTAAACTAAAAGGACAGCATTTATTCATATACAATGTATGGGATATTAAAAATAATAAATATTTAGACTATAAAGATTTTATCTGTTTTGTAGCGGCAATGGGGCTGAAGACAGTGCCGATAATAAACGACAATTTTGTATTAATGCACACGGTTGATTCTTTGCTTGCAATGGCTGAAGGCAATAGCGCTATAAGCAGTAACCCGCGCGAGGGCCTCATATTCAGGCCTTTGTCCGAACAGAGGGATTATATAAACGGTGCCATCAGCAGGTTGTCTTTTAAGGCCATAAGCAATAGCTATTTAATAAATTATGAATAA
- the gatB gene encoding Asp-tRNA(Asn)/Glu-tRNA(Gln) amidotransferase subunit GatB, producing the protein MEYETVIGLEVHAQLLTNTKIFCSCSTKFGQKENTQVCPICLGMPGVLPVLNIKVMELAIKTALSLNCNVLQTMHFDRKNYFYPDLPKGYQISQFDFPLAKAGFLELYSGKKIGITRVHMEEDAGKLIHPDALEHAEYSLVDLNRAGTPLLEIVSEPDIRNPEEAKEYLELLRNTLRYIEVCDGNMEEGSFRCDANVSIRLKGSGAFGTKVELKNMNSFRNVEQALEYEVERQKKILSENGKIFQETRLWNVDKCVTVSMRSKEESHDYRYFPEPDLVPFSPGKEWIKEILESLPELPLAREKRFVSQYNLPGKDAQTLINEKELADYFEECVKICVPYPTADGQPKIVSNWILNELLAKLKEKNISIKKCPVTPSNFREMIGLLDKGAISGKIAKTVFDEMFNTGEPAESIVKKKGLTQIVNTDEISLLIDSVLKQQAEVVTSYKNGKEKAFGFLVGEVMKISKGKANPKLVNELLKEKLKVT; encoded by the coding sequence ATGGAATACGAAACAGTTATCGGATTGGAAGTTCACGCGCAGCTTTTGACAAACACGAAAATATTTTGTTCCTGTTCCACAAAATTCGGGCAGAAGGAAAACACGCAGGTATGTCCGATATGCCTTGGAATGCCGGGAGTATTGCCTGTTTTGAATATAAAGGTGATGGAACTGGCAATTAAAACAGCCCTGTCCCTGAACTGTAATGTTTTGCAAACCATGCATTTCGACAGGAAAAATTATTTTTATCCTGATTTGCCTAAAGGATACCAGATCTCACAGTTCGATTTTCCCCTGGCAAAAGCAGGGTTTCTTGAGCTTTACTCAGGCAAAAAGATCGGGATTACACGCGTGCATATGGAAGAAGACGCGGGGAAATTAATACATCCCGATGCATTGGAGCACGCGGAATACAGCCTGGTTGATTTAAATAGAGCGGGAACACCGCTTTTGGAAATTGTCAGCGAACCTGATATTAGAAATCCGGAAGAGGCTAAAGAATATCTTGAACTTTTGCGCAACACACTGCGTTACATAGAAGTTTGTGACGGGAACATGGAAGAGGGGAGTTTCAGGTGCGATGCGAACGTTTCTATACGGTTAAAAGGAAGCGGAGCTTTTGGGACAAAAGTGGAATTGAAAAATATGAATTCATTCAGGAATGTCGAGCAAGCCCTGGAATATGAAGTAGAGAGGCAGAAGAAGATTTTATCTGAAAATGGAAAGATATTCCAGGAAACAAGATTATGGAATGTGGATAAGTGCGTGACGGTTTCCATGCGGAGCAAGGAAGAATCCCATGATTACCGTTATTTCCCGGAACCGGACCTCGTCCCTTTTTCACCCGGGAAGGAATGGATTAAAGAAATATTGGAAAGTTTGCCCGAATTGCCGCTCGCTAGGGAGAAACGGTTTGTTTCCCAGTATAACCTTCCAGGGAAAGACGCCCAGACTTTAATAAATGAAAAAGAACTTGCTGATTATTTTGAAGAATGCGTAAAAATTTGCGTCCCCTACCCGACGGCGGACGGCCAGCCTAAAATTGTAAGTAATTGGATTTTGAATGAGTTACTGGCTAAATTAAAAGAAAAAAACATTTCAATAAAAAAATGCCCTGTTACACCGTCAAATTTCAGAGAAATGATAGGACTTTTGGATAAAGGCGCGATAAGCGGGAAAATCGCGAAAACGGTGTTTGATGAAATGTTTAATACCGGTGAACCGGCGGAGTCAATTGTAAAGAAAAAAGGATTGACACAAATTGTTAACACGGATGAGATAAGCTTGCTTATTGATTCTGTCTTGAAACAGCAGGCAGAAGTAGTTACATCTTACAAAAACGGCAAAGAAAAAGCTTTTGGATTTTTAGTCGGCGAGGTGATGAAAATTTCCAAAGGTAAGGCAAATCCCAAATTAGTCAATGAATTATTAAAAGAAAAACTAAAAGTTACTTAG
- the gcvH gene encoding glycine cleavage system protein GcvH → MNHPDELKYTKEHTWVKVEGNLATIGITDYAQSELGEIVFVELPEIESEVEHLTEFGVVESVKTVSDLYSPVSGVIIETNEELLDSPEIVNDSPYDDGWMIKVEMNDPKELASLMSAEEYQDFVETLQH, encoded by the coding sequence ATGAATCATCCAGACGAACTCAAGTATACAAAAGAACATACATGGGTAAAGGTTGAAGGAAATTTGGCAACTATTGGTATCACAGATTACGCCCAGAGCGAACTAGGCGAGATAGTTTTTGTAGAATTGCCTGAGATTGAATCGGAGGTAGAGCATTTAACCGAATTTGGAGTTGTAGAATCAGTAAAAACTGTCTCAGACTTATATTCTCCGGTAAGCGGCGTAATTATAGAAACAAATGAAGAGCTTCTTGACAGCCCTGAAATTGTAAATGATTCCCCTTACGATGACGGGTGGATGATAAAAGTTGAGATGAACGACCCAAAAGAACTCGCCTCTTTAATGAGTGCTGAAGAATATCAGGACTTTGTTGAAACACTTCAGCACTAA
- the panD gene encoding aspartate 1-decarboxylase, with product MLYKVCKSKIHRATVTDANLHYEGSITIDSALMEKARILPYEIVQIVDLNNGNRLETYVMPGKRGSGVICINGAAARLVLPEDIVIIISYGYYNKEELKNFKPVTVYVDGQNKRNKNFIRRGKTL from the coding sequence ATGTTATATAAAGTCTGTAAATCAAAAATACATAGGGCAACCGTGACGGATGCCAACTTGCATTACGAAGGAAGCATCACGATAGATTCTGCGCTAATGGAGAAAGCCCGGATTCTTCCTTACGAAATAGTCCAGATTGTCGACCTCAATAATGGTAACCGCCTGGAAACTTATGTTATGCCGGGGAAAAGGGGTAGCGGCGTAATCTGCATTAATGGCGCCGCGGCAAGGTTAGTTTTACCGGAAGATATTGTTATTATCATCTCTTACGGTTATTATAATAAAGAAGAATTAAAAAACTTCAAACCTGTTACCGTTTATGTAGATGGACAAAATAAAAGAAATAAAAATTTTATCAGGAGGGGAAAAACATTATGA
- the ychF gene encoding redox-regulated ATPase YchF, whose product MKLGIIGLPQVGKETLFNLLTQGKVEKTKGHFEEVTLGIAEVREERLAELARIYQSRKITPVTIEYFLFPDIQDDAEKTRQLLSGLADMNAIVHLVRAFKDESVFHAAGSVDACRDIEKVNDELVFSDLFKIERRFERLEKELKKQKDAVKEKEYEILKKCKAFLEGGTFLREVEFGAEEEKLIKGFQFLTQKGLLVIINVDEDKLNDFSLLSEIKKKYERRNTVCLQVSVKVEQEINQLPQNERAEYMEALGIKKSAMEEITQSSFRLLDLIEFFTAGEQESRAWSIRRGFNAQQASGEIHSDIERGFIRAELIKYNDLMSVGGSPVKAKEKGLFTLKGKDYIVEDGDILLFRFNV is encoded by the coding sequence GTGAAATTAGGAATTATCGGGCTCCCGCAGGTTGGGAAAGAAACTTTATTTAATTTGCTTACACAGGGAAAGGTTGAGAAGACAAAAGGACATTTTGAAGAAGTAACGCTTGGAATTGCCGAGGTCCGCGAAGAGAGACTGGCTGAATTGGCCAGGATTTATCAGAGCAGGAAAATTACACCGGTAACGATTGAATATTTTCTTTTCCCGGATATCCAGGATGATGCGGAAAAAACGCGTCAGCTCTTGTCCGGTTTGGCGGATATGAACGCGATTGTGCATTTAGTGAGGGCGTTTAAAGATGAGTCGGTTTTTCACGCGGCTGGGTCGGTTGACGCGTGCCGGGATATAGAAAAAGTTAATGATGAGTTGGTTTTTTCGGATTTATTCAAAATCGAAAGGCGTTTTGAGAGATTGGAAAAGGAGTTAAAAAAACAGAAAGACGCGGTAAAAGAAAAAGAGTATGAAATACTGAAGAAATGCAAAGCTTTTCTTGAGGGAGGAACTTTCCTGCGTGAAGTGGAATTTGGTGCGGAGGAAGAAAAGTTAATCAAGGGCTTCCAGTTTTTGACACAAAAGGGTTTATTGGTTATTATTAATGTTGATGAGGATAAGCTTAACGATTTTTCCCTGCTTTCGGAAATCAAAAAAAAATACGAGCGTAGAAACACGGTTTGCCTGCAGGTTAGCGTTAAAGTAGAACAGGAAATTAATCAGCTCCCGCAAAATGAACGCGCTGAATATATGGAGGCCCTTGGAATTAAAAAATCGGCAATGGAGGAAATCACCCAGTCTTCATTCAGGCTGCTGGATCTGATAGAGTTTTTTACAGCCGGCGAGCAGGAATCGCGCGCATGGTCAATCAGGCGCGGATTTAATGCCCAGCAGGCCTCGGGAGAAATCCATTCTGATATTGAAAGAGGTTTTATCCGCGCGGAACTGATTAAATACAATGATTTGATGTCTGTCGGCGGAAGCCCTGTCAAGGCCAAGGAAAAAGGCCTGTTTACTTTAAAGGGAAAAGATTATATTGTTGAAGACGGGGATATATTGCTTTTCAGGTTTAATGTGTAA
- the glgC gene encoding glucose-1-phosphate adenylyltransferase, translating into MKKVITFIMAGGKGERLYPLTKDRTKPAVPFGGIYRIIDFTLSNCINSNLRKIYILTQYKSASLNKHIRLGWNIFSSELGEHIEILPAQQRVGESWYLGTADAIYQNLYLLDVDKPDDVLILAGDHIYKMNYYSMIDFHRAKSADLTVGVVEVDKEKASHFGVVEVDNKGSVIGFQEKPSEPKAILSKPDKIYASMGIYVFKYPVLEKELQEDTKDSKSLHDFGKNIIPHMLNKGYKIAAHNFIDENKKEAKYWRDIGTIDAYYDANMDLVQIDPVFNLYDKNWPIRTHQEQFPPAKTVFAGGEISERIGLVLDSLISGGCIISGGKVQRSILSPNVRINSFSQVYDSILMEGVNVGRHSKIKRAIIDKDVNIPEGAVIGYNLEEDRKRFTVSENGIVVVEKRADIK; encoded by the coding sequence ATGAAAAAAGTCATAACATTTATCATGGCAGGCGGGAAAGGCGAGAGGCTGTATCCTCTGACAAAGGACAGGACCAAGCCGGCGGTCCCGTTCGGTGGAATTTACAGGATTATAGATTTTACTTTAAGCAACTGTATTAATTCAAACCTGCGGAAGATTTATATTTTAACCCAGTATAAATCCGCGTCTTTAAACAAGCATATACGGCTTGGCTGGAATATATTTTCTTCCGAATTAGGAGAACACATAGAAATTTTACCGGCGCAGCAGAGAGTAGGTGAATCCTGGTATCTTGGGACCGCGGATGCCATTTATCAGAACCTTTATCTTCTTGATGTCGATAAACCTGATGATGTATTAATATTGGCCGGCGATCATATCTATAAGATGAATTATTATTCTATGATAGATTTCCACAGGGCGAAAAGCGCGGATTTGACAGTTGGCGTTGTGGAGGTTGATAAAGAAAAAGCAAGTCACTTTGGAGTAGTGGAGGTTGATAATAAAGGCAGCGTGATTGGGTTCCAGGAGAAGCCCTCCGAGCCAAAGGCTATACTTTCAAAGCCGGATAAGATATACGCGTCCATGGGTATATATGTTTTTAAATACCCTGTTCTTGAAAAAGAATTGCAGGAAGATACAAAAGACTCCAAATCCCTGCATGATTTTGGGAAAAATATAATTCCTCATATGTTGAACAAAGGATATAAAATCGCGGCGCATAATTTTATTGATGAAAACAAAAAAGAGGCAAAATACTGGCGGGATATCGGGACGATTGACGCGTATTATGACGCGAATATGGATTTAGTCCAGATTGACCCGGTATTCAATCTTTATGACAAAAACTGGCCGATAAGGACCCACCAGGAACAGTTTCCCCCGGCAAAGACAGTATTTGCCGGAGGTGAAATTTCGGAACGTATCGGTCTTGTGCTTGATTCTTTAATTTCAGGAGGTTGTATTATAAGCGGCGGTAAAGTCCAGCGGTCCATACTTTCTCCAAATGTCAGAATAAATAGTTTTTCCCAGGTTTATGATTCTATTCTTATGGAAGGTGTTAATGTCGGGAGGCATTCAAAAATAAAACGGGCGATTATCGATAAGGATGTAAATATCCCTGAGGGAGCGGTCATCGGTTACAATCTGGAAGAAGACAGGAAACGTTTTACGGTAAGTGAAAACGGGATTGTCGTGGTTGAAAAAAGAGCGGATATAAAATGA